The Opisthocomus hoazin isolate bOpiHoa1 chromosome 30, bOpiHoa1.hap1, whole genome shotgun sequence genome has a window encoding:
- the NHLH1 gene encoding helix-loop-helix protein 1 — protein MMLNSDQTEIDLPPTHSESESVFSDCGGGRAGSVEDAGGVGLCAQSRTAEPGEAVKKDLQHLSREERRRRRRATAKYRTAHATRERIRVEAFNMAFAELRKLLPTLPPDKKLSKIEILRLAICYISYLNHVLDV, from the coding sequence ATGATGCTCAATTCGGACCAGACGGAGATCGACCTGCCCCCGACGCACTCCGAGTCCGAGTCCGTCTTCAGCGACtgcggcggcggccgcgcgggCAGCGTGGAGGACGCCGGCGGGGTTGGTTTGTGTGCCCAGTCCCGGACAGCCGAGCCGGGCGAGGCCGTGAAGAAAGACCTGCAGCACCTGAGCCGGGAGGAACGCCGGCGCCGGCGGCGAGCCACGGCCAAATACCGGACAGCGCACGCCACGCGGGAACGCATCCGCGTCGAAGCCTTCAACATGGCCTTCGCCGAGCTGCGGaagctgctgcccaccctgccgcCGGACAAGAAGCTCTCCAAGATTGAGATCCTCCGCCTGGCCATCTGCTACATCTCCTACCTGAACCACGTGCTGGACGTCTGA